The genomic region CTGGGGAAGCCCGGGCCGGGGGCCGCCCCTCGCCCCGAAGGCTTGGGCAGCCACATCAGGTTCAGCAGGCGCAGCACCTGGGGGCGAGGCCCAGGCTGCAGCAGTGGCGCCGTGCGGGGCGTGTGGGGCGTGCGGGGCGTGCGGGGCGCCAGGTACCTGCAGCTGGGGGCAGCCTTTCTGCAGGGCCTCCACCGGCAGCTGCAAGGGGGTGCTGTTGTGGCCAGTGCCCAAGCTCACCTCCAGGACCCGGAGCTGGGGGCAGCAACTGCCCTGCAGGGAGGGAGCGCAGAGGTGGGCGCGGGCGGGCTCGGGCTCAGCACCCGGCTCGCACCCGCCGGCACCAGCCTACCAGCAGCGCGCCCAGAATGGCTGTTGTCTGGGAGCTATATGTCAGCCACAGCTTGCGCATCCGGGGGCCCACCTCCTCCAAGAAGCTCACCACAGCCGTGGACTCCACCTGGAGACCCAGCACAGGGACACGGTCACCTTAGCCGGGGCTGTTCTGGGGCCCCCGGGCACGAAGGGCTTACCATGGAGTGCTGGAGATCCAGGCTGTGGAGCTGGGGGCAGGCTTTGGCCAGCGTGACGAGAACGCCAGGAGTCACACCGTGGCAGTCGGAAAGCTTGAGGAAGGTGAGGCGAGGACAGGACCTGCCGACCAGCTGTGGGGACaaggggccaggcagggctgggggaaAGCAGGCAGTGGTCCACGAGGGTTGAGCCTCAGCTGTGACCTTCCTCCCATGGCAAGGCGGCCCCCCACCTGACACTGCCCTGAGGGGCAGAAATTGCTGGAAGAGAGAACAGGAAAGAGCTGGGCAGGCAcccagagtgtgtgtgtgtgggggggcccTGCCGTGCCCGACCTGCTCCCTGCTGAACTGGGCAGCCTCCAGCTCTCACCTCCAGCACGGGGTGTACCTGGGACTTCCAGTGGATGAGGGTCAGCCTCTGGAGCTGGGAGAACCTGGGCCGACAGCAGAGGCGGCGCTGCCagagtgctcccaggcccccctTCCTTCAGCAGCCCCCCTCCAACGCCTTGGGGGAGACAGGGAGGGGCCGGGCGGCCCACGCACCACACGGGCGGGAAGAGGAAACCCTCACCGGTTGGGCATAAGCCACTCCAAGGAAGCAAGGAGCTTCTTCTCCGCCCTGGCTCCGCCCTTGGCAGGGCGGCCGGCCTGCGGAGGCGACAGGGTCACCGTGTGCCAGAGCGCCGGCTGGGAGGCGGCCTCGTACCAGCGGCGGCACACGCGGGCAGCCCTGGGAGAAGAGCTCTGCTGTGGGGTCGGGTCTCGGGTGGCAACGACACCCCCCCCCAACGGCTACCACGGTGGCGTTTTCTAAAAAGGGGCACCTCCCCCTGCGGCGTGACGGACTCCCCAGCTCGGAGCCTGTCACCTGCGTCTCCAAGTGGACCAGCTGGAGACACGGCCTCGCGGCCGGATGCCCGGGCGTGCGCGGTCCGAGCCGCCGCACTCGATGCCCGGGGCCGTGGGGACGCGGTACCTGCCGAGGAAGGGCGCGGGCCCGTCGGCCGCCACCAGCAGCCCGAAAATCTGCACCAGGATTTCCAGAGGGATGCGGTCGCCCCAGCCCGGGTCGGGCTCCGGCTGCGGCTGCGGCTCGGGCCGGGGCCTGGCCttgggccgggccgcggcggcgcgGGCGCCCGGGGGTCGCGGGCGCTGCGCTCGGCGGGCGAGGCGCCGGCGCGcgcggccggggccggggccgggcagcagcagcagcgcgcTGTCGGCCTGCAGCAGGTGGAAGCCCGCGCCGCTCGGCGCCAGCCGCTCCCACCACCAGTCCTCGGCCGAGCGCGCCCGCGCCCCGGCCGGCGACGCGCCCCGGGGCCTGCGCCGCGCCCGCCGGGCCGCCCCGAGAGCCATGGCCGCGGCGGCGCGGAAGGAgcgggcccgggggcggggcgcgcgcCCACTTCCGGGACGGCACTTCCGGTAGAGGTGGTGCGGGGTGAGCACTTCCGGCGGGGGCGGTGCCGGGCCGGCGTCCGGCCTCGGCCGCGGAGCTGAGGTTCCGCTCCGGCCCCGCCGCGCACGTGGCTCGCCGGTTCCGGCTGGGGCCGCGTCCCCGGGCTGGAGGGCAGCGCCCTCGCCGCGTTGCGGGGCGGCCGCCTGGGCGTCGGGGGGCGCGCGCACCTGCCCCGGCGGCCCTCCGGACGCCCACCTGACGCCGGCGAGGGGGCGGCGCCCGCCCTGCCACGCCCCTCCTCGCTCTCGCCGCTCTCGGCCCCGGCTGTGCGCATTGTCGCCGAGGCCCGGGACGCGCGGGTGGACGAGCCCTGGGGGCGTGCGTGGCGCCCGCGAGGTACCTCGTCCCGGCGCCCTGCCCCGTGCTCTTTCAGGGCGAGGGTGGTGGCGGCTTGGGCACCCGCGCCCCTGCTCGCCGGTTGCGGGAGGACCGCGCCCTCCTTCGCCGTCCCCCGCGGGCCGGGCCCCGGGGCTTGGCCTTGCTCCGCCGGCCGGTCTTGCAGGTCCAgcccttccccgctccccccaccccgggctcCCGGCTGTGGGCCTTTCACTGCGCTTGTCTTTTCCTTCAAGGTAGGAGAGGTGTCCAGCTCCCAGCAGAGCCCGAGGGCCTCTGCACCTagcgggaggaggaggagccgGCCCGGAGGCCCCACCTGGGGCCCATGGCAGCGACCCCGCTCGGCCGCCTCGTGCTGACCCACCTGCTGGTGGCCCTGTTTGGCATGGGCTCCTGGGCTGCCATCAACGGGATCTGGGTGGAGCTGCCCGTGGTGGTAAAGGACCTCCCCGAGGGTGAGTGGGCGCCTGTGGGCTGCTCCGGCAGGCGGGTCTGGGGAGGCAGCTGCCCCCTGACCCTGACGGGCTCCTCCCCTCCCCGCAGGTTGGAGCCTGCCCGCATACCTGTCTGTGCTGGTGGCGCTGGGGAACCTGGGGCTGCTGCCGGTGACCCTGTGGGGGCGGCTGGCCCCAGGCACGGGCGAGAAGGCCGCCATCCGCGCGGTGCAGGCCCTGAGCGTGGCGGGCACGGCCCTGCTGGCCCCCCTGTGGCACCACGTGGTCCCGGTGGCCAGGCAGCCCCACTCGGTGGCCTTCCTCACGCTGACCCTGCTGCTGGCGCTGGCCTGCTGCGCCTCCAACGTCACCTTCCTGCCCTTCCTGAGCCACCTGCCGCCGCCCTTCCTGCGCTCCTTCTTCCTGGGCCAGGGCCTCAGCGCGCTGCTGCCCTGCATGCTGGCTCTAGCGCAGGGCGTCGGTCGCCTCGAGTGCCTGCCAGCCCCCATCAACGGCACCCCTGGGACCCCCCACTACTTCCCGGAGCACTTTCCGGCCAGCTCCTTCTTCTGGGCACTGACCACCCTTCTGGTCATCTCGGCTGCCGCTTTCCAGGGTCTCCTGCTGCTGTCGCCGTCACTGTTGTCACCACCCCCTGGACCCGCAGAGGGGCCACGGCCTGGCCCGCGGGTGGGGGCCCCAGTGGCTGGTCCTGAGGCCGGAGAGGAAGAGGCCTTGCCGCTGCAGGAGCCGCTGCGCGAGGCGGCGGACACCGTCCCCGGCCCAGACCCCAAGGCCCAGCGGCTGCTCTCGGCCCGCGGCGCCTTCCTGCTGGGCCTGCTGGCTGTCACCAACGCGCTGACCAATGGCGTGCTGCCCGCCGTGCAGAGCTTCTCCTGCCTGCCCTACGGGCGCCTGGCCTACCACCTGGCCGTGGTGCTGGGCAGCGCCGCCAACCCCCTGGCCTGCTTCCTGGCCATGGGTGTGCTGTGCAGGTGCGCAGGGCTCCCGGCTACCcagcgggcggggcggggccctgGCACGGTCACCCTGATGCCTTGCTCACCCCCGCAGGACCCTGGCGGGCCTGGGCGCGCTCTCTCTGCTGGGCGTGTTCTTTGGAGCCTACCTGGTGGCGCTGGCCATCCTAAGCCCCTGCCCGCCCCTGGTGGGCACCTCTGCAGGAGTGGTCCTTGTGGTGAGTACAGCGGGGGCACTGAAGCGAGGAGGGTGGCGGTGGAGGGGGCGGCCTGGGGCCGAGGGATGCCCTGCTGAGCCGGCTGCTGTGGCTGCTCCAGGTGCTGTCGTGGGCGCTGTGCTTGGGCATCTTCTCCTACGTGAAGGTGGCGACCAGCTCCCTGCTGCACGGCGGAGGCCGGCCAGCGTTGCTGGCGGCTGGCGTGGCCATCCAGCTGGGCTCCCTGCTCGGCGCAGTCGCCATGTTCCCGCCCACCAGCATCTCCCGTGTGTTCCGCAGCGGGGAGGACTGTGTGGACTCGTGCGGCCCCTGAGCCTGCGAAGtggggccccgccccgcccgtcTTCACCTCGAGGCTGCCGCGGCGCCCAAGTGCCCAGGGCCCAGGGAGCCGTCCCCGCCTGGGCACACTCGCAGGCACCTGTACACTCCGTGGGGGACCCTGGCCTTCCAGGCCGGGGCGGGGACCAAAGGGCAGCTCAGAGCAGGGGCAGGCTGGGGCTGTGGGCTCGGCCCCCACCCGGGCCT from Dasypus novemcinctus isolate mDasNov1 chromosome 14, mDasNov1.1.hap2, whole genome shotgun sequence harbors:
- the FBXL6 gene encoding F-box/LRR-repeat protein 6 isoform X2: MALGAARRARRRPRGASPAGARARSAEDWWWERLAPSGAGFHLLQADSALLLLPGPGPGRARRRLARRAQRPRPPGARAAAARPKARPRPEPQPQPEPDPGWGDRIPLEILVQIFGLLVAADGPAPFLGRAARVCRRWYEAASQPALWHTVTLSPPQAGRPAKGGARAEKKLLASLEWLMPNRFSQLQRLTLIHWKSQLVGRSCPRLTFLKLSDCHGVTPGVLVTLAKACPQLHSLDLQHSMVESTAVVSFLEEVGPRMRKLWLTYSSQTTAILGALLGSCCPQLRVLEVSLGTGHNSTPLQLPVEALQKGCPQLQVLRLLNLMWLPKPSGRGAAPGPGFPSLEELCLASSASNFVSNEVLGRLLHSSPNLRLLDLRGCARVTPAGLCHLPCQELEQLHLGLYGMSDRLTLAKEGSPLLTQKWHRTLWELDLSGQGFREKDLEQALAAFSGAPGGSVPALCSLNLRGTQVTPSTVSSVISSCPSLAYLNLESCRRLPRGLKRVYRGQEEVQWCLEQLLTSPPSPS
- the FBXL6 gene encoding F-box/LRR-repeat protein 6 isoform X1, producing MALGAARRARRRPRGASPAGARARSAEDWWWERLAPSGAGFHLLQADSALLLLPGPGPGRARRRLARRAQRPRPPGARAAAARPKARPRPEPQPQPEPDPGWGDRIPLEILVQIFGLLVAADGPAPFLGRAARVCRRWYEAASQPALWHTVTLSPPQAGRPAKGGARAEKKLLASLEWLMPNRFSQLQRLTLIHWKSQVHPVLELVGRSCPRLTFLKLSDCHGVTPGVLVTLAKACPQLHSLDLQHSMVESTAVVSFLEEVGPRMRKLWLTYSSQTTAILGALLGSCCPQLRVLEVSLGTGHNSTPLQLPVEALQKGCPQLQVLRLLNLMWLPKPSGRGAAPGPGFPSLEELCLASSASNFVSNEVLGRLLHSSPNLRLLDLRGCARVTPAGLCHLPCQELEQLHLGLYGMSDRLTLAKEGSPLLTQKWHRTLWELDLSGQGFREKDLEQALAAFSGAPGGSVPALCSLNLRGTQVTPSTVSSVISSCPSLAYLNLESCRRLPRGLKRVYRGQEEVQWCLEQLLTSPPSPS
- the SLC52A2 gene encoding solute carrier family 52, riboflavin transporter, member 2, yielding MAATPLGRLVLTHLLVALFGMGSWAAINGIWVELPVVVKDLPEGWSLPAYLSVLVALGNLGLLPVTLWGRLAPGTGEKAAIRAVQALSVAGTALLAPLWHHVVPVARQPHSVAFLTLTLLLALACCASNVTFLPFLSHLPPPFLRSFFLGQGLSALLPCMLALAQGVGRLECLPAPINGTPGTPHYFPEHFPASSFFWALTTLLVISAAAFQGLLLLSPSLLSPPPGPAEGPRPGPRVGAPVAGPEAGEEEALPLQEPLREAADTVPGPDPKAQRLLSARGAFLLGLLAVTNALTNGVLPAVQSFSCLPYGRLAYHLAVVLGSAANPLACFLAMGVLCRTLAGLGALSLLGVFFGAYLVALAILSPCPPLVGTSAGVVLVVLSWALCLGIFSYVKVATSSLLHGGGRPALLAAGVAIQLGSLLGAVAMFPPTSISRVFRSGEDCVDSCGP